ACGCCCTGATCGTCGACCTGGCCCGGGTTCTCCGATCGGCGCTGCGGAAATCCGACATCCTCGCCCGGCTGGGTGGCGATGAGTTCTGCGTCCTCATCGTCGACAACGACACCGATCCGGCCGCCCTGAAAGCGCGGCTGGAAAACGCGGTGCAGCAGTTCAACGAGACCGAGGTCCGGTCCTACCGGCTGTCCACCAGCATCGGGCTGATGAGTGTGCCCGCCTCCGACACCAGTACGGTCGATGAACTACTCGTTCGGGTGGACGAGCTCATGTACGCGGACAAGAACTCACGCCCGGCGTCGTGACGCCTCAATCCGAGATGAACTCGAGTGCGGCATTCAGCGCTGGGCGGTGCCGCAGCAGTCGGTAGTGCGCCAGCCGGCCCAGGCCCTTGGTGGTGACCAGCTTGGCGTTCGGCCAGATTCCGACGATCTCTTCGCTGGTCTCGTAGGGAGTGTCGGGATCGTCGGGGTCATGGATGATCAGCAGCGGCGGATTGTCGGCGCGCGGCGCAATCACCGAAATGTCGGTGTCGGCCAACGGCATCTCGATCCGCTGTTCGAGGCGGCGGCTCAACCCGTCACGGATTCGCGGGCCGAATCCATGCCGCGCCGTGAACATGTCGATGTAGACCGGGAAGTTGCCCATCGGCGCCAAGAACACCAGGCGTTGGGCGGACGTCCCCCACGCCACCGCGAAGGCCGCCGCCTTCGCGCCGAGAGAGTGCCCGATGATCGCGCGGGCCGGCCCGAACTCGTCAACCACGGCCTGCACGGCCTTGGCGCACTCGATGAGCGTGGTGCGGCCCGGCGCGAGATCGCCGGGTTCAGAGTCGTTGTGGCTGGGCAGATCGATGGCAATGACGCGGTATCCGGCCTCGACGAGGGGTTTGATGAAGGTGCCCAGGTGGGCCTGACACCCGCCCCAGCCGTGGACCAGGTACACCGGCTCGCCCGCACCCCAGGAGGCGCCCGCGATCCGGTGCCCCTCCCAGAACGCCTCGACCGGCGTGCTCGGCGGCACTCCGGGCGGCATGCGCAGGCTCATCTCGACCACCGGCGGGGTGCACCATAGTTCGGTGGCCCATCGCGCGCCCTCCCCCGGCGCGTACTGTTCCAGCAAGCTGAACCTGTGCCGCACCTCCGGGCTGACCGGCGGTTCGACGCCGGACCCGGTGACGTTCGGGTCACTGTCCGTCTCAACCATCACATTCCCCCATGAGGGGCCACCTTAGCGACCCCGACTGCCGCGGGCACAGGATCGGTGAGGTAGTGCGCCAGGACCGGGCTCAGCCAACCGATGAGTTCCGCATCGGACATCTGGGCCAGCGGCGGGGTGCCGAGAATGTAGCGCGATACCGCGACCCCGAGCAGTTGGGCACCGACCAACGCCGCCCGTTCGGCCGGACGATCCGGCACCACCGCCGCCAGTGCCGGGGCCACCTGTGTGCCAAACACTTTCAGCAGCGCCTCGGCGGCGACCCTGTTGGTGGCGGCGGCCCGCAGCAGCGGCAGAAACGACCCGTCCGGCCCCCACACCTCGACGAACATCGGGATCACCGCGGCGGCGATATCCGCCGGGGCCACCCCGGACAGGTCCGGGAACCTGATGTCGAGCCGGGTGGCCGCCGCGAACAGTCCGGCCTTGCTGCCGAAGTAGTGCATGACCAATGCCGGGTCGACCGCCGCCGCCGCGGCGACGGACCGGATGGTGGTGCGCTCGAACCCCTGCTCGCCGAACTGCGCCTGGGCGGCATTGAGGATCGATGCCTTGGTGGCCTCGCCGTCCCGCAGTTTCGTCGCCATGGCCGACAGACTATTCAACAACCGTTGACATGGCCAACCCACAGGCCTAGCGTTGAGTTCAACGGTTGTTGAACTCGCAGGTCGGAGGACCGGACATGACCATCACCGCCATCCAGATCGGGCTCGATCCCGATGTCATCGACGTGAGCTCCCCCGATTTCGCCCAGTTCCGCGGGCTGACCCGGGAGAAACTGCGGGCCGCCAACGACGACAACGTCGCCGGGCTGCGCGCCGCCGGCTACCAGGTGGACAGCTGCCTCATCCCGTTCGGCGAGGCCGGCGCGGCCAAGGCCCGGCAGTGGCTGGCGGCGGGTCGATACGACGCGGTGCTCATCGGTGCCGGGATCCGGCTGGTCGCCGCCAACACGCTGCTGTTCGAGGCGATCGTCAACGCCGCGCACACCAGCCAGCCGGGATGCCGGTTCGTCTTCAACCGCGCCGCCGTGGCCACCCCGGACGACATCCGCCGCTGGTATCCGGACCCGGAGGCG
This region of Mycolicibacterium diernhoferi genomic DNA includes:
- a CDS encoding alpha/beta fold hydrolase, with amino-acid sequence MVETDSDPNVTGSGVEPPVSPEVRHRFSLLEQYAPGEGARWATELWCTPPVVEMSLRMPPGVPPSTPVEAFWEGHRIAGASWGAGEPVYLVHGWGGCQAHLGTFIKPLVEAGYRVIAIDLPSHNDSEPGDLAPGRTTLIECAKAVQAVVDEFGPARAIIGHSLGAKAAAFAVAWGTSAQRLVFLAPMGNFPVYIDMFTARHGFGPRIRDGLSRRLEQRIEMPLADTDISVIAPRADNPPLLIIHDPDDPDTPYETSEEIVGIWPNAKLVTTKGLGRLAHYRLLRHRPALNAALEFISD
- a CDS encoding TetR/AcrR family transcriptional regulator codes for the protein MATKLRDGEATKASILNAAQAQFGEQGFERTTIRSVAAAAAVDPALVMHYFGSKAGLFAAATRLDIRFPDLSGVAPADIAAAVIPMFVEVWGPDGSFLPLLRAAATNRVAAEALLKVFGTQVAPALAAVVPDRPAERAALVGAQLLGVAVSRYILGTPPLAQMSDAELIGWLSPVLAHYLTDPVPAAVGVAKVAPHGGM